From one Malus sylvestris chromosome 1, drMalSylv7.2, whole genome shotgun sequence genomic stretch:
- the LOC126618220 gene encoding NAC domain-containing protein 71-like isoform X1, whose translation MGTLGSNRKTRGGGASDPVGFRFHPTPEELVDHYLKLKKQDKDFKCDHIAEFDVCNFDPWDLAARIPSDDMVWYFFSPKDYKYINSTRSNRTTPGGHWKITGKERAIKDRHSKAVIGKKRTLTFYRRCQPKPIKTDWVMHEFYLIDSEAISNPKLHQKDFVLCCMKKNSDMEDTSISEVELGSYSVSNAEDHAAAVVTPESQDYSSSTYLSSGYIELGDIPQGNANIDDCNAMQSPFGYNNYSYPDKNDISTCDEGEPPSFTMSDFENEVPDHMSQEVCPPREENLELFFYPPQPEDYTLEPLMNMTVGDVLHDNNYIAYNEFWPPI comes from the exons ATGGGAACATTGGGAAGCAACAGAAAAACAAGAGGTGGAGGGGCATCAGACCCAGTAGGGTTCAGATTCCACCCCACTCCGGAGGAACTGGTCGATCATTACTTGAAGCTCAAGAAACAGGACAAGGATTTCAAATGTGATCACATCGCTGAATTCGATGTCTGCAACTTCGACCCTTGGGATTTGGCTG CTCGCATTCCATCCGACGATATGGTGTGGTACTTCTTCAGCCCAAAGGATTACAAGTACATCAACAGCACCCGGTCCAACCGAACTACACCAGGAGGCCACTGGAAAATCACAGGCAAGGAGCGTGCGATCAAGGATCGGCATTCCAAAGCTGTCATTGGGAAGAAGAGGACCTTGACATTCTACCGACGTTGTCAGCCTAAACCCATAAAAACCGACTGGGTCATGCACGAGTTCTATCTCATTGATAGTGAAGCCATCTCTAATCCTAAGCTGCATCAG AAGGATTTTGTTCTGTGTTGCATGAAGAAAAATTCCGATATGGAGGATACCTCAATCAGTGAAGTTGAACTTGGCAGCTACAGTGTGTCTAATGCTGAAGATCATGCTGCAGCTGTTGTGACTCCAGAG TCACAGGATTACAGTTCCTCTACATACCTATCATCAGGATACATAGAGTTGGGAGATATTCCACAAGGCAATGCCAACATTGATGATTGCAATGCAATGCAATCACCATTTGGATATAATAATTATTCTTATCCCGATAAGAATGATATTTCAACCTGTGATGAAGGTGAACCTCCTAGCTTCACCATGTCTGATTTCGAAAATGAAGTTCCAGATCATATGTCTCAAGAG GTATGTCCTCCACGAGAAGAAAATCTGGAATTGTTCTTTTATCCACCTCAGCCGGAGGACTACACACTGGAGCCACTAATGAACATGACAGTGGGAGATGTTTTGCATGACAATAACTATATTGCATACAATGAGTTTTGGCCCCCAATTTGA